GTGCAAGGGGTGGTACCAGGACTCCTGGGGTTACATTGCCAGCGGTATAAGTGTCCGTGTTTGAGTAGGAAGCCAGGGAGGCGTCGTGTCCTAGTGACTGTCGACATGTTGTACAGGGATGGAATATTCTTTGATCTGCTTTGGCAATGGATTTACATTACAATGTTGTACATTGTTTACATTGATGTGATTTGGTTTACATTGAaaacggtaaaaaaaaaaaaagactaacaGCAAATTCTCAAATTTGAGAGGATGAACCCATCAAACATCTTTACCAATCAGTTGATTATCACAATAGTTGTTGATTAGTTTTCAGTACACCTACTAAAACTGGGTCTGGTTGTAACGCATAACGTCGGTGCACAGACCAGATTCCTGCTGACTGAACAAACCTGGCAATGCAAATGGCCATCAGTTATCTTCAATGCTTCAGACATGCATGATGTAAAGTGACTTGTAGAATAGAAGTCTTAGAAATCTTTCTGTCCAATATATCTGaagttttcagaaaatgaattgTCTCCATATGTTCTATGCAGAGACCGGGCATGCCTCCATCCAGCCGAATGACCCCGCAGGGACCAGCCATGGGACCCCCAGGATATGGCAACAGCCCAGTGTCTCGTCCTGTAATGCCTGGTGTGATGGACCCGTCTCGCAAGAGGCCTGCCCCCCAACAGATTcagcaggtgcagcagcagAACCGCAACCAGCAGTAAGTCCGCACCCCATGCAGAAGCAGTGCTGCACCTCAAAGAGAACAAGATCAATATGTGGAGCTAAACTTTGATTGTCTTCTTTATTACACACGACAGTTGATGTAACAGAAGCATTTGATTATCAGCCTGTACTTAAATCCAAAGACTGAAAAAGGGACGTGAagcttttttaataaaagatttTACAGTTAAGAAACGGTAACTTGATAAATGGAAActgaaaattgtttttattaaatgtctttaaacGTACTTAAGCTTTGATGCAGTGGGACCTATAGGTGGATGAAATTGTGATCACCTCAAACCAGATTTTGTTAAATGTTATTGATTACATCTGAAACAAttacaaagcaaaacagcagaaatcTAATAGGCAACCATCCTGATAGTTTAatcaatttttcattttaggtTTCTTATGAGCAAAAATGCGAATCATTCTCTGGCTTCTTacacacttttctctgttttgtgtaATTATacattgaatatctttggatttttgCCCATTGATTTGtcaaaacaagcttttttaaatacattatcTTGGACTTTAGAAACTTCTAGCAGgtattttgctgtatttctgACAGTTTGTTGACTAAACCATGAATAGATAAATTTAGTGAGATTAATAAGCAGGAGCCcttttatttgcatttaaattagatttatgTAACGGACTTATCAGATAGTTCGTGCACAAGAGAAACATTTGTCACCTGTGTGATCCCACCAGCCGTTTGGATCAAGGACTGAAATATTGTCAATGCTGTATTGCTTCACTGACTCACACTAACTTATcttgttttaataatttgttttacagcacaaagaagaagaagatggctGATAAAATTCTACCTCAGAGGGTGAGCATTAAGCAAACAGCAGTCCATGGACATCCATTAATTCTGGCCATCATTGTGTTGGAGAGATTACATTTGCTTGgtcatttgaattttaattcaGGTGGCTCCAAACAAAGGGAAGTTGGTCTTTAGAGGGCCCTTTTTTGAAGTACTAGAATTAAGAGTGCACTGACTGAGTGCTTGAGATTACTTACTTGACATTTTAGAACTGGACAACTAAAATTTTCTTGTACTTTTCTCTAACATCAGGAAAGATTTTTCGAAGAattttgtggctttttttatcataattgaGCACGTTGGCtccatttttaatgtttcctgTACGTTGTTTTTGAACTGAATCCCCCCAAATTTACCCTTTATTGGATAAGAGATGTTTTCTACTTACTATAAAACCCGAGTTCCGAACAGTAGTACTGGGTTGTACCACTAGGCGTCACACATAACTCAGCTGCTCCGATTGGAGGATAATCAGAGCCCATGAACGAGAGTGTAGCGGCACCACAATCAGAACAATAGAACATCCATTAAACTTAACTTTTTGTCCTCTAAAGTTTAACTTAAGTCCGATTGGGTAATTATGGAGGGTTCTACCAGATAAAAACATTGTACGGAGCTCTGTCGTGACTATTTGTCTGCTTGTTTGGTAGTTTTTCAAGTTTTATTCAGTGAAATCCTGCGTAGTCACCGGACGGTACTGTACAGATTAGTctgtggcaaaaaaacaaagatctgCTCACTGTCATATTCTTGTCACTACAACAGGGCAGGTCAACAAAACCGGTGCTATAATGGTTACTGAAGAGCACTTTATTGagataaaattgaaaattgacAGTTTGTTCCTGTTAGCGTTCTCTGTTTATATTTGTTGAGTGTTGCACCAGTGCTCATCAGTGTTTTTTGTCGTGTCCCAGATCAGGGAACTAGTCCCAGAGTCTCAGGCTTACATGGATCTGCTGGCTTTTGAGAGGAAGCTGGACCAGACCATCATGCGCAAGAGGCTGGACATTCAGGAGGCTCTCAAGAGGCCCATTAAGGTatttcaatttttcattttaagggATTTCAAATAAAGTCCTCACCTATGGATTTCCTCAGTCAATGCGGTTCAGACCTGAAATTTATTTCAAAACCACTCAGAACCCTTAAGAGGCCTCCATGTTCCCTGTAAATTGACATTTAATAGTAGTCATTTTTTTAACCCTTGTTAATCCAGTGAAGGTGGGCTTCTTCTTTGTGATTTTACTGTGGCGTAAGATACTGATGCTACtatgttttcatttctgcagAAGATAAATGACGATTGTTTTCATGTAGTGAACAAGAAGATGTTGTTATACTGACTGATGCACTTCCTAAGTGTTCATGTTCAGCAAACCATTGAATTGATGTAACCTTAAATATACACTGTCACAGTTCAGATATCTCATCTTTCCCCTTGACAGTAGACTTTGTCAAATGAAACAGAACGtgacttttttttaaggatGATAAGCACATCAATTTAAAGTTTCTCTTGACTTCCAGCAAAAGAGGAAGCTCCGGATCTTCATATCAAACACCTTCAACCCAGCAAAGCCAGATGCTGAGGATGGAGAAGGCACAGTTGCATCATGGGAGCTGCGTGTTGAAGGGCGTCTGCTCGAAGATGTAAGCTTCATTAATGAAATATGTCGGTTTTATTCtctaaaatattcatgttttctgtgtgtgcagtatttATTTATGGCAACAGAGCATCTTTACACTTAAAACttaagttttaaagttttactgATACAAATTTTATACAGATATTTTAACAGAATTGCTTGAAATTTGCTTTGCAGACGGCCGTGTCCAAGTATGAAGCCACCAAGCAGAAGCGGAagttctcctctttcttcaaGTCTCTGGTGATTGAGTTGGACAAGGACCTTTACGGCCCAGATAATCACCTTGTGGAAGTAAGATGGCTTACTTTATTTctctgaatatatatatatatatatatatatatatatatatatatatacatatatatatatatctgcaCATGTTTAACCCCTCTAGGTTTatttattgtgcattttttgACCCTTCATTTGGAAATTTCTAAACATTTTACTGTAGTTAAAACAACATTGGCAACAATTAGGcaaatgatttattcatcacATTTACTTTATTGGTAATTTAATACCAGGATTTGTAGATTGATCAGTACATAACTATGTGTTATTAAAAAGTTTTGATGTCCTTTTAGTGGCACAGGACTGCCACCACCCAGGAGACTGATGGTTTCCAGGTGAAGAGGCCCGGTGATGTGGGTGTTCGCTGCACCGTCCTGCTCATGCTTGACTACCAGGTAAATGCTCAGGGGTTCACTCTGCCTGTCGGTAGGCAGGTCATTGTAATGTGGCAGTGTTGCCTTGAAGTGCTCTTCAAACATTTGTTGAGACCCAAAGCTTCAGTAGTTTCGCCTTGCATCAGTCCACTTTACATTCCCGCATTTTCTCTGTGAACCAAACAGCCCCCTCAGTTCAAGCTGGACCCCCGGCTGGCTCGTATGCTGGGTATCCACACCCAGACCAGACCAGTCATCATTCAGGCCCTGTGGCAGTACGTCAAGACCCACAAACTTCAAGACCCCCATGAGCGCGAGTTCATCAACTGTGACAAATATCTGCAGCAGGTGAGAGGAGTCCTCCTGTAAAACAAGTGATCCATTTTGTTACTCTACAACAAACAAGGCCTCTCCGTTCTGTAAACCTGTTGAATTCAAGCTGCATGAAGCTGGAATGGTCGACAGTCA
This region of Pempheris klunzingeri isolate RE-2024b chromosome 2, fPemKlu1.hap1, whole genome shotgun sequence genomic DNA includes:
- the smarcd1 gene encoding SWI/SNF-related matrix-associated actin-dependent regulator of chromatin subfamily D member 1 produces the protein MAARGGFQSAPTGGGGGAMGPGPPVPGAGPGMGPGTPSGRMGPSSAAQNHMYRSPMPGPGYPRPGMPPSSRMTPQGPAMGPPGYGNSPVSRPVMPGVMDPSRKRPAPQQIQQVQQQNRNQHTKKKKMADKILPQRIRELVPESQAYMDLLAFERKLDQTIMRKRLDIQEALKRPIKQKRKLRIFISNTFNPAKPDAEDGEGTVASWELRVEGRLLEDTAVSKYEATKQKRKFSSFFKSLVIELDKDLYGPDNHLVEWHRTATTQETDGFQVKRPGDVGVRCTVLLMLDYQPPQFKLDPRLARMLGIHTQTRPVIIQALWQYVKTHKLQDPHEREFINCDKYLQQIFETQRMKFSEIPQRLHALLMPPEPIIINHVISVDPNDQKKTACYDIDVEVDDTLKTQMNSFLLSTASQQEIAGLDNKIHETIETINQLKTQREFMLSFARDPQGFINDWLQSQCRDLKTMTDVVGNPEEERRAEFYYQPWAQEAVCRYFYSKVQQRRQELEQALGIRNT